DNA from Gemmatimonadota bacterium:
GCCTTCGGGGGATAGAACAATGCCGATGCGCGGGTGAACGGTTCGTATGCCAGCTTCTGTGGCGGGTTTGGCGGCGTTTTCCCAGGCGATGGATACGTCGGGGAGAAAGCCTTCTCCTGGCGGGCTGTCTTCGGTGAGGATTTCGTCGTTGCGGTTGCCGTAATAACCGATGGCAGATGCGGAGATGAAGACTTTTGGCTGCGGAGATATAGACGCGAGTGTTTGGGCGAGCAAGGAGGTGCCCTGTACGCGGCTGTCGCGGATGCGCGCCTTTTGCGCTGCGGTCCAGCGTCGGGAGGCGATGTTTTCTCCGGCGAGATGTATGACGCCATCTATGTTGGTGAGGCGCGAGGGATCGAGGGTATTAGAAGATGGATCCCAGGTGATTTCATTGTCGTTGTGGGTATTGCGCCGGGTGAGAGATAAGACGCTGTCACCCCGTGTACTCAGTGCAGTTTTGAGTGCCGAGCCGATGAGGCCAGAGGCACCGGATATTAGGATTTTCATGACGGTCAACTTTCGAAATTGGGTGCTGACTACTGTTGATAGAGCATCAGGTAGATGACGACACCGGTAATTGAGACAAATATCCAACTGGGCCAAATCCATCGGGCCAGGCGGCGGTGGCGATCAAATTCGCCTTTGTAGGCTCGCCAGACAAGCGCGATGATAAAGGGTACGTTGACGGCAGCGAGGATGATGTGCGGGATGAGTATGGCAAAGTAGATTGGGCGCGTCCAATCGCGGTGTGGATAGGGCACAGAGCCGACTTGACTGTGATAGATGAGGTATGAGGTCAGAAAGAGAGCCGATAAGATCAATGATGTGACCATGCATTTTTGGTGCGTTTTGATGTCGCCGCGTTTGATATAGATGAATCCCAACAGAAGAAAGATGGTGCAAAGTCCGTTGAGAAAAGCGTTTGTCGCGGGCAGGTCTGTGATGGACATAGTCTAAGGTTTATCCAGTGCCTGTTCAATC
Protein-coding regions in this window:
- a CDS encoding TIGR01777 family oxidoreductase, coding for MKILISGASGLIGSALKTALSTRGDSVLSLTRRNTHNDNEITWDPSSNTLDPSRLTNIDGVIHLAGENIASRRWTAAQKARIRDSRVQGTSLLAQTLASISPQPKVFISASAIGYYGNRNDEILTEDSPPGEGFLPDVSIAWENAAKPATEAGIRTVHPRIGIVLSPEGGALGKMLLPFKLGLGGIIGSGNQYMSWITLDDLISLFLFAIDHESISGAINAVSPTPVTNREFTKTLGRVLSRPTIFPLPAFAAKLALGEMADALLLASTRVISSRLENTSFSFAHPHLEPALRHLL
- a CDS encoding DUF420 domain-containing protein: MSITDLPATNAFLNGLCTIFLLLGFIYIKRGDIKTHQKCMVTSLILSALFLTSYLIYHSQVGSVPYPHRDWTRPIYFAILIPHIILAAVNVPFIIALVWRAYKGEFDRHRRLARWIWPSWIFVSITGVVIYLMLYQQ